tagcACTATTATGTGTTCGGGGGAATCCATATAGCATATCTACATTATTGTGATAAATTGGAGGAATAGTAAATAATGTAGTATTATAAATTGCAAAAGtatgaaaagtgcattcttaaAGCACAACATGTATTAATTATGGTAGGAAAAAGATACAAATAAGGTTCAATGGTACCAATATTAGTATTAACTATTGATGGAAATAATTTACTAACCATGTTGAAGGGCACTGACGTGTGTATTACTTTGTCCTGCTTCATTATGATTACATCCTTCCAATCTTTGTGTAGGAAAACCATAACCTGTGTGGTattaaatcaatgaaaaaaaatgcataataaaaaaCCAATATCACTgtaataaataaagagaaaattaaaaaccatgATAGTTGGTAATAAAGTATAATCATATATTGATacatagagaaaaaaaaggaagcaATTGCGAAAATTAACGATACTTAAAGGTGTTTTATTATTCAACACcgtaataaattatatcaaaatcataattacaaatcctataatagtaaataaatagaatgaaaatattttttgaaatggaATGTAAACAACATAAATTAACTATTGATGAACAAGagggaaaggaaaaaaaaatgtattataactgTGGAGGTTATAAATCTCTGCAAGAAAGAACTAAAACCTCCATTATTTTCTGCGCTCCAGACAATTTACGAATTATGATAATTTGTAGAGGATTTTTCTGACCTCCATAAAATAACCTCCActgaatattaatttttttgtagtgatatatGATATAAACAAACACACCCCTCTTATGtataagaatattatttttatattgaaaaccCTGTTATTTCATTATGTACCTGTAGtaaataaagtttgatatgTAGTTATttcataaagtaaaaataatgcATACCAATGACTTTTAATTGAagtaatttgataaaattaattaaaaatagatataagttaaaaatatatttataattgttactGTTTTCTAATATATGTTTATCTTCTTTTTCACTCCCGCCAAACATTATTCTATTACCATCTTCACTCATCTTCCATTTCCACAACGAAAAACTTTACATTGTTCCTTTGCACAGTGCTTgataatttaagaattaattaaCCTTCAAAtgtcaaagataaaataatttaatctaaatATAAACTACAGCTTTTGTTTAGATAATTATCTTATAGTGGCCACggtactttttaaaataaattagaatacaTTGcgttaataatttctaaaattttgttaatttaatttgaaatgtatatgaaatatattacaATGTTCCAGATATGAAGTATCCTTAAGTTGGCTTTGAATCTGACATGTTTTGGAGGTTCCGAAAGTAAGTGCTTTTGTTGTTCCTTTGTTCATTCATCTCCTTTTCAGGTTCGTTTCGTAACATTTTCACTCGCTACTTTGtttcatgaatttaatttaacgTTTTGATGCGTCGTTGTGCAGAAGTGATGGTCAAACTTACTGAGTTTTGCGGTTCGTTCGTGATCTTGAAGTATCAATTATCCAAGGGAGACTTGGAGACCCTGATTTCCATCACCAATGAAGAAGATCTCGCCAACATCTataacataaatgaaaaaaggAAATTGGACAATTACCCAAAACGAATAATCATAAATGAAAAGGAACAATGGATACCGTTATTGTTTTCTCCAATGAAGTCCAATGAAGATAAATAACATCGACAAAGTGAATGTGAAAACAAAGACAATAAGTAAGGCAAAACAACTTCACGAAAGGAATAGAAATGATGTGGTTGCAGAGATAAACAAACTGTAAAATAACGGttacttttgaaataattttaaaaataataaataatttattatattattaaaaagggTAAAATAGGAATTAAAGAAAGTGGACACAGAAAGGAGAATCCCTTTATAtattactagtgtaaacacaggcgctatcgcgcctgtgtgtacgtattttttgaattatattaataattgatgatattgtaatgttattaatttaaaataaaataaaagtatatttataaaaaataaaataaaatgtacggagaaaataagagaaaaataactgttgatgaatagtaagagaaaaaaagaaaaaggagataagtaaataattttataaaaacttgtaaaagtaaccgttaatttttaaaaatttaataaataattaaattataaagggtaaagttggaattatgaaatgtggacacaaaagagggaatcccctttatatatagttatagattatagattaaattcctaaataaaataattattttaaatattattctcaacatataataataatttcatttaaccatttatttcaacattacaaaatatatccatataatattatacatcTTACTATTTACAGAtctatgtaaaattaaatattcactacaagaaaaaggtattttaacagggttttttttaaggattaaaacaACCTCCAGTAAAATCAACACGTAATTGGGGTTTTTCAAACCCTGACAAGTCcgaatcatttttttaatgaagcCTAGCAAAGCTTTACATTTTGActcattttcatcttttcctttgcccgtattatttttactttttctccCAAGTGCTTATCTTCCGCGATGCTTGTAAAACGTAAGCTTCAAATCTTCGTCTCGAATAAGAAAAGACATTTTCACGCTGCGAATCTTCGTCTGAAACCAATTTTGCTCTTCTATTGTGCATCTCTCAATCACAACGTTCAATTAGTAAggtttcttttccctttttgaTTTTCGAATTTCTCATGCCTTAAATCTCTTATTCGCTCCAATTACATTCATCTTGCTCTGAATCAGTTTTAAGAGGTTGAAACTTAAGAGTGTATTTTAGTTAAGTTCTTTGGGTTATTATATCACTGTATTAGTTTATGCATAAGTTTGTcgatgtttatttgttttaactttttttctagaatgacttttaattgttttttcacCTAGAAGTGTTCATGAATAAAAATTTCTGAACAAATCCTTTTTGTCTTTTCCCATACTAATAATGTTTCGGaaactatttcttttttgtttattttttgtgcCTAAGGCTGGTGCCTATTAATGTATGGAGCTGGAAATGCTGCTTAAATATGATGCTCGTATACTCTAAGGGAATGAAATAGTCAATTGTTTGGCATCAAGGTGGTGTTTTGTGTGATAATGTCTGAAAGGTGTTCTTGTggttatgaattttataaatacaaggGATCAAAAACTTGAGTAAGCTTACTTATGGTTGTGGTTCTGAATGTTGGGTTCTGAAGTGTCACCATTATAGTGGATGAGAAGTTGTGTAAGTGAATGAGCATGTCTAGTGGATAGTTGGAGTTACACCTATTGAGGATTAGATGACTAAATCTTGTCCGTGGTGGTTTGACTTTGATCTAAATGGTGTgtctaaaaaatttatcatagCACAATGACATTATTTGGCTATCCTTGTTGCTGGAGGGGTAGATGAGTCAAGCTGAGCACTATAAGCTCAAGCTCAATGCACAAGAAAATATGTTGGTCTAGCTTGGCTTTATTTCTTTGAAGAAGCCAAATGTAAATCTTGAGTTTGATTGGCTATGTTGTAATATCTAGCCTTGTAGAAGATATGCAATCAAGCATGCTTTCAACTAGCATGGTTCATTTTACTGAGTTTATTTTCTGTCTGTTATAAGCAAATGAGTTTATTTTCTGTCTGTTATAAGCTTAAATTGAAAGGGAAGGTTACCAAACCTGGCTCCAGTTTCATCTTATCTACCCTAATTTGCTCAATTTCTATACACTTGTTTTGGAAACTTCCTCCTTTTAACTGGAAAGCTACTAGTGCTTTGAAGTTTGAAACTTATAAATGCATTTTCAATGTAACCTACCACTTGATTATTACCACATCAAGATTTGATATAGTTAGTTTTTATACAATGTGACGGTGATGTAGGTGAATTCTATAAATCCAAGGCTGACTTTATCAAAGATGATACTAATGTCTCAAAATAAACAAGATTTACCAATACCAACAGACAAAAACAAGCTTTACGAAATGAAAGATTTTTATGAGATTAGAGTTTGATGAAAATGATAATGTTATTTGAGAAAGTAATTTGTTTAGTGCTCTTATGGTCTAATGTTTACATATCTGCAGATagctccaatatatttttcattgtgCATGAAGCAAGGAATGGGCTTGTTAGAGAATTCATTGTATAGGCAATTTGTTCAACACAATAATGTGTTGCTTAAGGTAACTATTTTAGCTTCTTAATGTTAGTTACTATCTATTCCCAAGTATATTGGTTGATATAATTTGAGTGACAAACATATACTTGCTACTCTTGTAGAACATTGAAATATTCCACTTGTATGAGCTTGATGGTATTAGTTCAAACATTATGAAGGTAACTTACAGATCTTAATTGTGTGTCTAGCTTGAGCTTTATGATATTAAGACTATATTTTATCCTAATAATCTATTGTTCACAACAAAAACTGACCTGCATAAGAAATATGTAGATTGTTAGAGTATACCACTAGAAGGATGGTCATAAGGGTGTTGGGGTATTTTGGCTTCAACAAGCCCAAGATTCTATTTGTCTTGATAGGATTGCCCAACAGTTATTTGATTCTGTTGGAAAGTCAATATTTGATGAAAGCTTCAAGGTAGTTCTCATAATACtccaataaataaattactgaAAGTTTTTCATATATACTAGTTTATTCCTATTTAcgaatttgttttcttcataatTAGTTAGATTTCTAGTTTTTTTCCATTCTCTTACAGCAATGGGAAGGCATGATTGAACTTCTAGGTTCTGAATCTAAGCCTGTTGGGGGTCTTGAGTTTTTGCACAAGTATGAGTTATCCAATGCATTTTCTTGTTTCCTTGGCTTTGTctagttatatattattttcttagttcttgcatttattaaatattatataaatatcaggTATAAGGATTTCAAGGAATCCCTTCAGAAGGTATCTGGTGGAAAATCAACTGAGCTAGCCAGGCAGGTTGTAGGCTCCCTCATGCTGGTATTGCTCACACTTTTGTGATTACTTTCACTATGGTAAAATTGTGTGTTGATTgtataatttagtctttttcaCTTGTTATTATCTGATCTAGTTGCCAACACCTTGTGATAAGCACCCAAGCACTTGGGAAAACCATCCTCAAAAGCTAGTTGTTAAGGATAATACACTCACCAGCTTATCATGTGAGctgaaatttaactttttatcagAAGAATGATTGTCTTGTAGTAGTgatgtgtttatatatatatatatatatatatatatatatatatatatatatatatatatatatatatatatataaggctTTAATTATGATGTGCTTTGTTTGGCTCTTGAGTTACGTTGATACCAATGTCACAATTTTTATGCTAGTGATTTCATAATATGAAATTGAATTCTTGAATGATGGTTTATATTATAACATGATAGGCTACGGGtttctttgtttcttatttttgttttaggaTAAGCAATAGCAGTAGATGTGGTTGAATTCCTCACGTGAATGATATTTGATTTTGGCTGTAAAAGCCTTCTAATGTTTATTCTAGAAAATTTCCTTTAGGggtacttaatttaattttaatatatcaaatccTAGATATCTGGTGTGAATACAATTTTTCAACTATTGCAGACAAATATGCTAGTAATTTTTCCATGCGGTAccaaatttaagttttaatataCATGAATGCGTagattttttattcttcaattcTAAAGATTTTATAGAAAATGTCTACGATTTGTTGCAGACAAGTGTGGCAAaagtaaatgttttaaattactTTCTGCCCTAGAAGCATCCTATTTCAGTAGCTTATATATATAATCCCTCTTTATCAATTGCAGCAATGGACGATCATGCACTGTAAACACAATCTTCTGGAACACAATCCAGCTCCTGTTTCCCCAAGAAATTGAGGCAAGAAAAGTAGTTGGCTCCTTAAATAGTGAGCAAAAAGCTCAAAAATTAAGTcttgaaacaatattttatgCTAACCTAAGGAATACAAGCATACAACCTTCTGGTGGGGCATCAAGCATAAACAATTCAAGGAGGGTTGTGGCACTGACAACAACAACACAGGAGGATGAGGATGTTGCATTGGCTATAAGGTTCCAGAGAAATATTGATGAACAAAGCCCAAGAACAACTTGAATGAGGACAATAAGAATGAACTAAGTTgcttatgttttttattttttaatcgagcAGTATCAGGCAATGAACCAACCAAATGTTGGCAAGCCCAATACCAATAAGGATAATCCAGAAAACCGTTAGTAAGGTGAATTCCTTTATCTTACTATTGTACAATCTTATTAACACACTTTGTAAAAGCATAGtttgtcattaaattttaattttttgtaactaTTATGAGCTTCTGGAGCATGCTAATTTCCAATATCTTTCTACgtattaaaaattctaaatatataatgtgtaattatatatgtaattatatattttcgaCAGCTTTCGGGAAAAAACAAATTCTTGTACTTACAATAGAGGGGATGACTACTAGTCTGAAttctaaaaagtaaaaagttgTTGCTATCTAGTCATAAAAAGTAGCTGATATTTTTCATAGTAGGCCTAGGAAATATTGGGGGTTTGAAATCCCTGATAATTTACGGGGTTTATGAAATCCCTGGCAGTGAATTATAGTGTCTTAAACTTTGAAATATATTGTATTGAAATAACTTCATATGATGAAAAAGAACTTTACATTACCTGAAGTACTACTATTAACAACAGTTGTAAGAAATCAATTAGCCTTGTAGAAAGCTATGATAGGATCATAAATAATTTGGTTAGCATTGACAGCCCTAACAAAATCAAGGTGAGCATAATCTTCTTTGAACAGTACCACAAGCTTGTTCCCATCATGATGTTGGAGGTCATTCAGCAAAACCTGCACATCCTTTACATCGGATAGCAGGTCTTGCCCTCCATAAGTCACAAAAAGAGGGAAGTCATTTGGAATTGCTGTCATGTCATAAAGAGGAGGAACTGCTTGTCCATAGTGCTGCATGTTATCTCCTTCATCACCATAATCATATTTTGCTATTTTTCCAGTTTTGATCACTGATGCAAATCCATAGGAACaaatatcaacaaataatttatGTACAAACCATGGGGTCTGTATTTATAGATATCAGGCCTTCTtagaaaaaaatctataaactaaaattagttgatataaagttaatataaattagttttatcttATGAAGTTTTTCCTTTCactttttgatttttctttatttttttcatacaagttcatatctataaatttattcaaatgtGTCTTATAAGAATGCATAAAAGAAACGTGTCAAAATCAAATCATAACTTTTCTCACATAATAAATAGACTTACTTTGAGATAGATGGATCAAGTTCTTAGTTGCTGTTGGCTCAGAAGAGACATCAGTCATGGATGAATTTAGGCAGCAGTTTGGACCTAAAGTTTGAGTGTAAGCAATatagtgtaatttttttcaagaatcagtatcatatatattatatacatataaagtaaaaatttattttctggTAGAGTTAGTAACATTTATAGCACCTGTGACAAGTGACATTGGGCTTGCGCAGTTCAAGTTCAGTTTATTGCAGATGTCTTCCACAAAATTTGATGCAGCACCCCCCCTGCTCATTACGAAACATTGCAACTACTCATACACTTTGCAGAAAGAGATAGCAAATTTCAAAGATCAAGGTTTTTTCTGGTACCCGTTTGGATTGAATTCACGGATTCCTAACCAGTACAAGTCCTGTAATATTAAGAAAAAGGGAATTATTTTCATCAATCAAATAGTATTCAGCAAAATTTTTAATTCCAACACAAATAATCTTCTTCTATCTCTcatgtaaaataagatgaaataggattttgggattaatctcccttgtgtaaacCCTACACAAAGGACAGTTTATTTATATCGATAATGGGCCAAATCCCAGAAATACATAATGGGCTGAGCCCAACtattaaacacaatattatatcatctaaCATCTCACATTAGCTATAAATGTATCAGCTGCAATCTTTGTCAGCAGTGATGGAATCTGATTCATATGAGCAATTGGGCAAAGAAGT
This portion of the Vigna unguiculata cultivar IT97K-499-35 chromosome 6, ASM411807v1, whole genome shotgun sequence genome encodes:
- the LOC114187263 gene encoding nuclear pore complex protein NUP85-like isoform X4, translated to MLVKRKLQIFVSNKKRHFHAANLRLKPILLFYCASLNHNVQLIAPIYFSLCMKQGMGLLENSLYRQFVQHNNVLLKNIEIFHLYELDGISSNIMKQWEGMIELLGSESKPVGGLEFLHKYKDFKESLQKVSGGKSTELARQVVGSLMLLPTPCDKHPSTWENHPQKLVVKDNTLTSLSSMDDHAL
- the LOC114187263 gene encoding uncharacterized protein LOC114187263 isoform X6, whose amino-acid sequence is MVIRVLGYFGFNKPKILFVLIGLPNSYLILLESQYLMKASRYKDFKESLQKVSGGKSTELASNGRSCTVNTIFWNTIQLLFPQEIEARKVVGSLNSEQKAQKLSLETIFYANLRNTSIQPSGGASSINNSRRVVALTTTTQEDEDVALAIRFQRNIDEQSPRTT
- the LOC114187263 gene encoding nuclear pore complex protein NUP85-like isoform X3 translates to MLVKRKLQIFVSNKKRHFHAANLRLKPILLFYCASLNHNVQLIAPIYFSLCMKQGMGLLENSLYRQFVQHNNVLLKNIEIFHLYELDGISSNIMKQWEGMIELLGSESKPVGGLEFLHKYKDFKESLQKVSGGKSTELARQVVGSLMLLPTPCDKHPSTWENHPQKLVVKDNTLTSLSCELKFNFLSEE
- the LOC114187263 gene encoding nuclear pore complex protein NUP85-like isoform X5 is translated as MLVKRKLQIFVSNKKRHFHAANLRLKPILLFYCASLNHNVQLIAPIYFSLCMKQGMGLLENSLYRQFVQHNNVLLKNIEIFHLYELDGISSNIMKQWEGMIELLGSESKPVGGLEFLHKYKDFKESLQKVSGGKSTELARQVVGSLMLQWTIMHCKHNLLEHNPAPVSPRN
- the LOC114187263 gene encoding nuclear pore complex protein NUP85-like isoform X2, producing the protein MLVKRKLQIFVSNKKRHFHAANLRLKPILLFYCASLNHNVQLIAPIYFSLCMKQGMGLLENSLYRQFVQHNNVLLKQWEGMIELLGSESKPVGGLEFLHKYKDFKESLQKVSGGKSTELASNGRSCTVNTIFWNTIQLLFPQEIEARKVVGSLNSEQKAQKLSLETIFYANLRNTSIQPSGGASSINNSRRVVALTTTTQEDEDVALAIRFQRNIDEQSPRTT
- the LOC114187263 gene encoding nuclear pore complex protein NUP85-like isoform X1, producing MLVKRKLQIFVSNKKRHFHAANLRLKPILLFYCASLNHNVQLIAPIYFSLCMKQGMGLLENSLYRQFVQHNNVLLKNIEIFHLYELDGISSNIMKQWEGMIELLGSESKPVGGLEFLHKYKDFKESLQKVSGGKSTELASNGRSCTVNTIFWNTIQLLFPQEIEARKVVGSLNSEQKAQKLSLETIFYANLRNTSIQPSGGASSINNSRRVVALTTTTQEDEDVALAIRFQRNIDEQSPRTT